A genomic window from Tolypothrix sp. PCC 7910 includes:
- a CDS encoding transposase domain-containing protein translates to MTLRVQILKDKLSQSLGLPFQELLPESAIKQAISELKIKYKKRLFDPIITLWAFLSQVLDTDKSCHNAVSKIIAHLAEEEVEIPSSDTSGYCQARARLPEKLLEKLFNSSAKNLEEQMTEDHLWYGRNIKVIDGSTVSMPDTVENQKEYPQPSSQKPGCGFPIAKIGVIFSLVTGAAVALCIDVLNTHDIKLARKLYSFLKPNFIDKLEAVTLQKRRRIYRTLLKVIVHKPVPDRPARTEPRARKRRPKAYPSMTKPRHELRKQLQTA, encoded by the coding sequence GTGACACTAAGAGTACAAATTCTCAAGGATAAATTGAGTCAAAGTTTAGGACTGCCTTTTCAAGAATTATTGCCAGAATCTGCAATTAAACAAGCAATTTCGGAGTTGAAAATTAAATATAAAAAGCGATTATTTGACCCAATAATAACGTTGTGGGCATTTTTATCGCAAGTACTGGACACTGACAAAAGTTGCCACAATGCTGTGAGTAAAATAATTGCACATCTAGCAGAAGAAGAGGTAGAGATTCCTTCAAGTGATACAAGTGGATACTGCCAAGCCAGAGCAAGGCTTCCAGAGAAATTATTAGAAAAACTGTTCAACTCCTCAGCAAAAAATCTAGAAGAGCAAATGACAGAAGACCATTTATGGTATGGCCGCAACATCAAAGTAATAGATGGGTCAACAGTGTCTATGCCGGACACAGTAGAAAACCAAAAAGAATATCCTCAACCAAGTAGTCAAAAGCCCGGATGTGGGTTTCCAATTGCCAAAATCGGTGTGATATTCAGTTTAGTGACGGGAGCCGCCGTTGCTTTGTGCATAGATGTTCTGAACACTCATGATATTAAATTAGCAAGAAAACTGTACAGTTTTCTTAAACCCAATTTTATTGATAAATTAGAGGCGGTTACTCTTCAAAAACGTCGGCGAATTTACCGCACTTTGCTAAAAGTTATTGTTCACAAACCAGTTCCTGACCGCCCCGCCAGAACTGAGCCACGCGCCAGAAAACGTCGTCCGAAAGCTTACCCTTCAATGACCAAGCCCCGGCATGAATTACGTAAACAATTACAAACTGCTTAA